Proteins from one Bombus pascuorum chromosome 15, iyBomPasc1.1, whole genome shotgun sequence genomic window:
- the LOC132914441 gene encoding protein phosphatase PTC7 homolog isoform X2, producing MQSIYWTGRLLSRTIWNGISNYTAYADPNVNKRREASFISAVCGFPKDFTRGRIRKGQFGDDAWFSAKFKTVEVIGVADGVGGWRHYGIDPGEFSSFLMRTCERLVSMGRFTPSEPAGLLARSYYELLESSSTACVIVLNKETSSICAANIGDSGFVVVRKGEVVHRSSEQQHYFNTPFQLSLPPPGHSDLVLSDSPESADTSSFGVEDGDVILLATDGVFDNVPDQLLITEMRKVQGERDPTKIQGVANSIAWMARSLAFDGAFMSPFAQSARENGIDTIGGKPDDITVLLATVAI from the exons ATGCAGTCCATTTATTGGACCGGGAGGCTGCTGTCTCGAACGATATGGAATGGCATATCAAATTATACAGCGTACGCTGATCCTAATGTGAATAAACGCCGCGAAGCATCTTTCATTTCGGCTGTGTGTGGCTTTCCGAAAGATTTTACACGAGGACGTATACGTAAGGGACAGTTCGGCGATGATGCTTGGTTTAGTGCCAAATTCAAGACTGTCGAAGTAATAG GCGTAGCGGATGGTGTAGGCGGATGGAGGCATTATGGAATCGATCCAGGAGAGTTTTCTAGTTTCCTCATGAGAACTTGTGAAAGACTGGTCTCTATGGGCAGGTTCACACCTTCTGAACCAGCTGGTTTATTAGCACGTAGTTACTATGAATTACTAGAAA GTAGCAGTACTGCATGCGTTATAGTTCTCAATAAAGAAACAAGCAGCATTTGCGCAGCTAATATCGGTGATAGTGGCTTCGTAGTTGtaagaaaaggagaagtaGTTCATCGTTCTTCCGAACAACAACACTACTTTAATACCCCGTTTCAGTTGTCTCTTCCACCTCCAGGACATTCTGATCTGGTGCTTAGCGACAG tcCAGAGTCTGCGGATACTTCGAGTTTTGGAGTTGAAGATGGTGATGTAATTCTTTTAGCGACAGATGGGGTATTTGATAATGTGCCTGACCAATTACTTATCACGGAGATGCGTAAAGTTCAAGGAGAAAGAGATCCTACTAAGATACAAGGAGTTGCCAACTCGATAGCATGGATGGCTCGTAGTTTAGCTTTTGACGGCGCATTTATGTCTCCATTTGCACAAAGTGCTAGAGAGAATGGAATTGACACTATAG GTGGTAAACCAGATGACATTACAGTGCTTTTAGCAACGGTGGCAATATAA
- the LOC132914441 gene encoding protein phosphatase PTC7 homolog isoform X3 has protein sequence MQSIYWTGRLLSRTIWNGISNYTAYADPNVNKRREASFISAVCGFPKDFTRGRIRKGQFGDDAWFSAKFKTVEVIGVADGVGGWRHYGIDPGEFSSFLMRTCERLVSMGRFTPSEPAGLLARSSTACVIVLNKETSSICAANIGDSGFVVVRKGEVVHRSSEQQHYFNTPFQLSLPPPGHSDLVLSDSPESADTSSFGVEDGDVILLATDGVFDNVPDQLLITEMRKVQGERDPTKIQGVANSIAWMARSLAFDGAFMSPFAQSARENGIDTIGGKPDDITVLLATVAI, from the exons ATGCAGTCCATTTATTGGACCGGGAGGCTGCTGTCTCGAACGATATGGAATGGCATATCAAATTATACAGCGTACGCTGATCCTAATGTGAATAAACGCCGCGAAGCATCTTTCATTTCGGCTGTGTGTGGCTTTCCGAAAGATTTTACACGAGGACGTATACGTAAGGGACAGTTCGGCGATGATGCTTGGTTTAGTGCCAAATTCAAGACTGTCGAAGTAATAG GCGTAGCGGATGGTGTAGGCGGATGGAGGCATTATGGAATCGATCCAGGAGAGTTTTCTAGTTTCCTCATGAGAACTTGTGAAAGACTGGTCTCTATGGGCAGGTTCACACCTTCTGAACCAGCTGGTTTATTAGCAC GTAGCAGTACTGCATGCGTTATAGTTCTCAATAAAGAAACAAGCAGCATTTGCGCAGCTAATATCGGTGATAGTGGCTTCGTAGTTGtaagaaaaggagaagtaGTTCATCGTTCTTCCGAACAACAACACTACTTTAATACCCCGTTTCAGTTGTCTCTTCCACCTCCAGGACATTCTGATCTGGTGCTTAGCGACAG tcCAGAGTCTGCGGATACTTCGAGTTTTGGAGTTGAAGATGGTGATGTAATTCTTTTAGCGACAGATGGGGTATTTGATAATGTGCCTGACCAATTACTTATCACGGAGATGCGTAAAGTTCAAGGAGAAAGAGATCCTACTAAGATACAAGGAGTTGCCAACTCGATAGCATGGATGGCTCGTAGTTTAGCTTTTGACGGCGCATTTATGTCTCCATTTGCACAAAGTGCTAGAGAGAATGGAATTGACACTATAG GTGGTAAACCAGATGACATTACAGTGCTTTTAGCAACGGTGGCAATATAA
- the LOC132914441 gene encoding protein phosphatase PTC7 homolog isoform X1: MQSIYWTGRLLSRTIWNGISNYTAYADPNVNKRREASFISAVCGFPKDFTRGRIRKGQFGDDAWFSAKFKTVEVIGVADGVGGWRHYGIDPGEFSSFLMRTCERLVSMGRFTPSEPAGLLARSYYELLESKQPILGSSTACVIVLNKETSSICAANIGDSGFVVVRKGEVVHRSSEQQHYFNTPFQLSLPPPGHSDLVLSDSPESADTSSFGVEDGDVILLATDGVFDNVPDQLLITEMRKVQGERDPTKIQGVANSIAWMARSLAFDGAFMSPFAQSARENGIDTIGGKPDDITVLLATVAI; the protein is encoded by the exons ATGCAGTCCATTTATTGGACCGGGAGGCTGCTGTCTCGAACGATATGGAATGGCATATCAAATTATACAGCGTACGCTGATCCTAATGTGAATAAACGCCGCGAAGCATCTTTCATTTCGGCTGTGTGTGGCTTTCCGAAAGATTTTACACGAGGACGTATACGTAAGGGACAGTTCGGCGATGATGCTTGGTTTAGTGCCAAATTCAAGACTGTCGAAGTAATAG GCGTAGCGGATGGTGTAGGCGGATGGAGGCATTATGGAATCGATCCAGGAGAGTTTTCTAGTTTCCTCATGAGAACTTGTGAAAGACTGGTCTCTATGGGCAGGTTCACACCTTCTGAACCAGCTGGTTTATTAGCACGTAGTTACTATGAATTACTAGAAAGTAAACAACCCATATTAG GTAGCAGTACTGCATGCGTTATAGTTCTCAATAAAGAAACAAGCAGCATTTGCGCAGCTAATATCGGTGATAGTGGCTTCGTAGTTGtaagaaaaggagaagtaGTTCATCGTTCTTCCGAACAACAACACTACTTTAATACCCCGTTTCAGTTGTCTCTTCCACCTCCAGGACATTCTGATCTGGTGCTTAGCGACAG tcCAGAGTCTGCGGATACTTCGAGTTTTGGAGTTGAAGATGGTGATGTAATTCTTTTAGCGACAGATGGGGTATTTGATAATGTGCCTGACCAATTACTTATCACGGAGATGCGTAAAGTTCAAGGAGAAAGAGATCCTACTAAGATACAAGGAGTTGCCAACTCGATAGCATGGATGGCTCGTAGTTTAGCTTTTGACGGCGCATTTATGTCTCCATTTGCACAAAGTGCTAGAGAGAATGGAATTGACACTATAG GTGGTAAACCAGATGACATTACAGTGCTTTTAGCAACGGTGGCAATATAA
- the LOC132914441 gene encoding protein phosphatase PTC7 homolog isoform X4 → MVKILGVADGVGGWRHYGIDPGEFSSFLMRTCERLVSMGRFTPSEPAGLLARSYYELLESKQPILGSSTACVIVLNKETSSICAANIGDSGFVVVRKGEVVHRSSEQQHYFNTPFQLSLPPPGHSDLVLSDSPESADTSSFGVEDGDVILLATDGVFDNVPDQLLITEMRKVQGERDPTKIQGVANSIAWMARSLAFDGAFMSPFAQSARENGIDTIGGKPDDITVLLATVAI, encoded by the exons GCGTAGCGGATGGTGTAGGCGGATGGAGGCATTATGGAATCGATCCAGGAGAGTTTTCTAGTTTCCTCATGAGAACTTGTGAAAGACTGGTCTCTATGGGCAGGTTCACACCTTCTGAACCAGCTGGTTTATTAGCACGTAGTTACTATGAATTACTAGAAAGTAAACAACCCATATTAG GTAGCAGTACTGCATGCGTTATAGTTCTCAATAAAGAAACAAGCAGCATTTGCGCAGCTAATATCGGTGATAGTGGCTTCGTAGTTGtaagaaaaggagaagtaGTTCATCGTTCTTCCGAACAACAACACTACTTTAATACCCCGTTTCAGTTGTCTCTTCCACCTCCAGGACATTCTGATCTGGTGCTTAGCGACAG tcCAGAGTCTGCGGATACTTCGAGTTTTGGAGTTGAAGATGGTGATGTAATTCTTTTAGCGACAGATGGGGTATTTGATAATGTGCCTGACCAATTACTTATCACGGAGATGCGTAAAGTTCAAGGAGAAAGAGATCCTACTAAGATACAAGGAGTTGCCAACTCGATAGCATGGATGGCTCGTAGTTTAGCTTTTGACGGCGCATTTATGTCTCCATTTGCACAAAGTGCTAGAGAGAATGGAATTGACACTATAG GTGGTAAACCAGATGACATTACAGTGCTTTTAGCAACGGTGGCAATATAA